One Defluviimonas sp. SAOS-178_SWC DNA window includes the following coding sequences:
- a CDS encoding FAD-dependent oxidoreductase, whose amino-acid sequence MAGNFDLIVIGSGAAGLAAAVTAAHHGLSVAVLEKADVIGGTTALSGGWIWAPGNPVAVRAGIIEDADAPRRYLQGVLGNAFDAARVDAFLRAAPEMVSFFETHTALQFDGGVHIPDTYGDVPGAGLGGRSVIAKPYDARRLGAALKLLREPLAETTLKGLSIQAGADLKAFMTATRSVRSFVYVAGRVSRHIADLAVHGRAMQLRNGSTLVARLLRSALDLGVDFCPSTPALRLVTEGDRVSGVLTKNGVLNARKGVVLAAGGFPNDTERRAAMVPRDDEHLTLAVSTATGDGARLAEALGAAFAADTATTAAYCPVSNVAWPSGAKGRFPHIIDRGKPGVIGVLESGKRFCNEGLGYHDYVRALLAAVPSGQKARSWLVCDHRFIRRYGLGIVRPAPLPLGGWIRSGYLKRGATVAELAQAAGIDGPALETTIREFTVNARQGRDPEFGRGTTPYMRLQGDPARGPNPCLAPIEQGPFYAVEVVPGSFGTFAGLATDGCARVLRADGAPITGLYAAGSDSVSVFGGHYPAGGINLGPALTFGFVAGRHAATGA is encoded by the coding sequence GTGGCAGGCAACTTCGACCTGATTGTCATCGGTTCCGGCGCGGCTGGCCTCGCGGCCGCCGTAACGGCGGCGCATCACGGTCTGAGTGTCGCCGTGCTGGAAAAGGCCGACGTGATCGGCGGGACGACCGCGTTGTCCGGCGGCTGGATCTGGGCACCGGGCAACCCCGTGGCCGTCCGGGCCGGGATCATCGAGGATGCCGACGCGCCGAGACGCTATCTCCAAGGTGTACTGGGCAATGCATTCGATGCCGCGCGCGTTGATGCGTTCCTTCGTGCCGCGCCCGAGATGGTTTCATTCTTCGAAACCCACACCGCCTTGCAGTTCGATGGGGGGGTGCATATCCCCGACACCTACGGTGACGTGCCGGGCGCTGGCCTGGGTGGACGATCGGTGATCGCGAAGCCCTATGACGCGCGCCGTTTGGGGGCGGCGCTGAAGCTCTTGCGCGAACCGCTCGCCGAGACCACGCTGAAGGGCCTGTCGATTCAGGCAGGGGCCGACTTGAAGGCCTTCATGACGGCGACCCGGTCCGTGCGCTCCTTCGTCTACGTCGCGGGGCGTGTGTCGCGCCATATTGCCGACCTCGCCGTGCATGGCCGCGCCATGCAGCTCAGGAACGGAAGCACACTGGTTGCCCGCCTTCTGCGCAGCGCTCTGGACCTTGGTGTCGACTTCTGCCCGTCGACCCCGGCACTCCGTCTGGTCACCGAGGGCGACCGCGTTAGTGGTGTCCTGACGAAAAACGGCGTTTTGAACGCGCGGAAAGGCGTGGTCCTGGCGGCTGGCGGGTTCCCCAACGACACCGAACGCCGCGCCGCGATGGTTCCACGCGACGACGAGCATCTGACCCTGGCCGTATCCACGGCGACAGGCGATGGCGCGCGCCTGGCCGAAGCCCTGGGCGCGGCGTTCGCAGCCGATACCGCGACAACCGCCGCCTATTGCCCGGTGTCGAATGTCGCATGGCCATCGGGCGCCAAGGGGCGTTTCCCGCACATCATCGACCGTGGCAAGCCGGGCGTGATCGGGGTTCTGGAGAGCGGGAAAAGGTTCTGCAACGAGGGGCTCGGCTACCACGACTATGTCCGCGCGCTCCTGGCCGCGGTGCCATCCGGGCAGAAGGCCCGGTCGTGGCTGGTTTGCGATCACCGGTTCATCCGGCGCTACGGCCTGGGCATCGTGCGACCCGCGCCGCTGCCGCTGGGCGGCTGGATCCGGTCCGGATATCTCAAGCGGGGCGCCACCGTCGCGGAACTCGCGCAGGCAGCGGGTATCGACGGTCCTGCCCTTGAGACGACCATCCGGGAATTCACCGTCAACGCGCGTCAAGGCCGCGATCCGGAATTCGGACGGGGAACGACCCCCTACATGCGGCTTCAGGGCGACCCGGCGCGCGGGCCCAATCCCTGCCTCGCGCCGATCGAACAAGGGCCGTTTTATGCCGTGGAGGTCGTTCCGGGCAGCTTCGGAACCTTTGCGGGTCTCGCCACCGACGGATGCGCGCGTGTCTTGCGGGCGGATGGGGCGCCGATAACGGGCCTTTATGCCGCCGGTTCGGACAGTGTCAGCGTGTTCGGCGGGCATTATCCGGCTGGCGGCATCAACCTCGGGCCCGCCCTGACCTTCGGCTTCGTCGCGGGCCGACATGCCGCAACGGGGGCTTGA
- a CDS encoding CaiB/BaiF CoA transferase family protein, which translates to MTTNGPLSDLRVLDISTIIAAPFAATLMADYGADVVKVEMPGQGDGMRNFPPFKNGESLWWKVTNRGKRFIELDLRTEEGAEVFRRMVRDFDVVVENFRPGTLERWGLGPDVLHAINPSLVILRVTGFGQDGPRAKSPGFARLFEAMSGLAHLTGEADGPPIHPSYPMGDAIGGLFGALSIMTALHSVRSDPARRGQVVDLSLTEAVFRLLDFQTIAYDQLGQVFTRNGNWNQYSAPSDVYPTLDGKYVSLSGSTNNTFAANLRSIGRTDLLDEPRYATNKLRVENSRDIDAVFRQWFAEHDLADIVAVFGREGGTLAPIYSIDMIFEDVQYQARKAIVSVPDDTFGEVRMQGVVPRFSRSPCAVRGSAGRLGRDNEEVLGAYSDPALPGLNPEAQAGMSE; encoded by the coding sequence ATGACGACGAACGGGCCACTCAGCGACCTTCGCGTGCTCGACATCTCGACCATCATTGCCGCACCCTTCGCGGCCACGCTGATGGCGGATTACGGAGCCGATGTGGTGAAGGTGGAAATGCCCGGTCAGGGCGACGGGATGCGCAACTTCCCCCCCTTCAAGAACGGGGAGTCGCTGTGGTGGAAGGTGACCAACCGCGGCAAGCGCTTCATAGAGCTGGATCTTCGAACCGAAGAAGGTGCCGAGGTCTTCCGGCGGATGGTGCGCGATTTCGATGTCGTGGTGGAGAATTTCCGACCCGGCACGCTCGAACGCTGGGGCTTGGGCCCCGATGTTCTGCACGCCATAAACCCGTCGCTGGTCATTCTGCGCGTGACAGGTTTCGGTCAGGACGGCCCCCGTGCGAAGAGCCCGGGTTTCGCCAGGCTTTTCGAAGCGATGTCCGGTCTGGCCCACCTGACTGGCGAGGCGGATGGCCCGCCGATCCACCCCTCATACCCGATGGGGGACGCCATCGGTGGACTGTTCGGGGCGCTATCAATCATGACGGCCCTGCATTCGGTACGAAGCGATCCGGCGCGGCGCGGGCAGGTTGTCGACCTGTCACTGACCGAGGCGGTATTCCGGCTTCTCGATTTCCAGACCATCGCTTACGATCAGCTCGGTCAGGTGTTCACCCGAAATGGCAACTGGAACCAGTATTCCGCGCCTTCGGATGTCTATCCGACCCTCGACGGCAAGTATGTCTCGCTCTCGGGCAGCACGAACAACACCTTTGCCGCCAATCTCCGATCCATCGGGCGGACGGATCTTCTCGATGAGCCGCGCTATGCGACGAACAAGCTGCGGGTCGAGAACTCGCGGGATATTGATGCGGTGTTCCGCCAGTGGTTTGCCGAGCACGATCTGGCCGATATCGTCGCCGTTTTCGGACGTGAGGGGGGCACTTTGGCGCCAATCTACTCCATCGACATGATCTTCGAAGATGTGCAGTACCAGGCCCGCAAGGCCATAGTATCGGTTCCCGACGACACCTTCGGCGAGGTAAGAATGCAAGGCGTCGTGCCGCGCTTCAGTCGATCGCCCTGCGCGGTGCGCGGTAGCGCCGGAAGGCTTGGGCGCGACAACGAAGAGGTTCTTGGCGCATATTCCGATCCCGCTCTGCCAGGTCTGAACCCCGAGGCGCAGGCCGGAATGTCTGAATGA
- a CDS encoding sugar phosphate isomerase/epimerase family protein, whose product MTHGLSVAHLTAITLPPADLIEAAGAAGFDGVGLRLVRVTETTPGYPLMEDRAALRAALAAMRATGVAVRDIEFVKITPETDLAALEPLLDVGAELGAGQLITAPYDPDHARLAAKLGALSERARSRGIDIVLEFFPWTSVPDLTTCWNVVQEAGPAVGILADALHFDRSNSSCSLLAALPSGRLPFAHLCDAPRLSSYDTDELLRTAREARLPPGEGEIDLGSFLDGLHPDTDLALEVPTGRVLDREDAVDVLRSLYRTTADFLSDHRRKAVRTSENDATEGGGLKSGRSMV is encoded by the coding sequence ATGACACACGGGCTTTCCGTTGCACATCTGACGGCGATCACGCTGCCGCCAGCCGACCTGATCGAAGCCGCCGGCGCGGCCGGATTCGACGGTGTCGGACTGCGCCTCGTGCGTGTGACCGAGACCACCCCCGGCTATCCGCTCATGGAGGACCGGGCGGCACTTCGCGCGGCATTGGCCGCAATGCGCGCGACCGGGGTGGCCGTTCGCGATATCGAGTTCGTCAAGATCACGCCCGAAACCGACCTGGCCGCACTCGAGCCGCTGCTGGACGTCGGCGCGGAACTTGGGGCAGGGCAGCTGATCACCGCGCCCTACGACCCGGATCATGCCCGGCTCGCGGCCAAGCTGGGGGCTCTTTCCGAGCGCGCACGCTCGCGGGGGATCGACATCGTCCTGGAATTCTTCCCGTGGACCTCCGTTCCGGACCTGACAACGTGCTGGAACGTCGTTCAGGAGGCGGGCCCGGCCGTTGGAATCCTGGCGGACGCGCTGCATTTCGACCGGTCGAACTCGTCTTGCAGCCTGCTTGCCGCCTTGCCGTCCGGGAGATTGCCCTTCGCCCACCTTTGCGATGCGCCGCGGCTTTCAAGCTACGACACCGACGAACTTTTGCGCACGGCCCGCGAGGCGCGCCTGCCCCCGGGCGAGGGCGAGATCGATCTTGGCAGTTTTCTCGACGGGCTTCACCCGGATACTGACCTTGCACTGGAGGTTCCGACGGGGCGCGTGCTGGACCGTGAGGATGCAGTCGACGTATTGCGTTCGCTTTACCGGACGACTGCGGACTTCCTCTCCGACCATCGCCGCAAGGCGGTACGAACGTCGGAGAACGACGCAACGGAGGGCGGAGGTTTGAAATCCGGTCGATCAATGGTGTGA
- a CDS encoding IclR family transcriptional regulator: protein MRNTTETSNMNQSQPPSFVDHEGHDDTKGMSSTLIRGLDVLSAFRGIQETLSNSELADRLGLPRPTITRLCNTLAHAGYLSKVKAGNFRLGLRVLELAYPVLSSMTFRQRAISVMREFAEFTGGAVSLATIHGPNLIFVQTVHLSETMRHSPEIGSTGPLYKSAMGRALLSMLDADSLRAKEAEIAAAYPEEWEVFRPRVQDGISHCREHGFVVALGDWRPGFYGAAAPIKKLKSGLYVAINCGVPEHKIAAEEFTRVMGSKVAASAKILRGTFADL from the coding sequence ATGCGCAACACGACCGAGACTTCAAACATGAACCAGAGCCAACCTCCCAGCTTTGTTGATCACGAGGGGCACGACGACACCAAGGGCATGTCCAGCACGTTGATCCGTGGGCTGGATGTGTTGTCGGCGTTCAGGGGAATACAGGAAACGCTGTCCAACAGCGAACTCGCCGATCGTCTGGGCTTGCCAAGACCAACGATCACCCGGCTATGCAATACGCTGGCACATGCCGGCTATCTCAGCAAGGTCAAGGCCGGGAATTTCCGGCTGGGGTTGAGAGTGCTTGAACTGGCCTATCCGGTATTGTCCTCGATGACCTTTCGGCAGCGTGCGATTTCGGTGATGCGGGAATTCGCGGAATTTACCGGCGGGGCTGTGTCGCTGGCGACGATCCACGGGCCGAACCTGATATTCGTGCAGACCGTCCATCTGTCGGAGACGATGCGGCATAGCCCCGAGATCGGCTCGACCGGTCCGCTTTACAAATCCGCGATGGGGCGGGCGCTGTTGTCCATGCTTGATGCGGACTCGCTCCGCGCCAAAGAAGCGGAGATCGCGGCGGCGTATCCCGAAGAGTGGGAAGTATTCCGGCCGAGAGTGCAGGACGGAATTTCGCATTGCCGCGAACACGGCTTCGTGGTCGCGCTTGGTGACTGGCGGCCAGGATTCTACGGGGCCGCCGCCCCGATCAAGAAGCTGAAGAGCGGGCTCTACGTTGCCATCAACTGTGGCGTGCCCGAACACAAGATCGCGGCCGAAGAGTTCACCCGCGTCATGGGCAGCAAGGTCGCCGCCTCGGCCAAGATCCTTCGTGGGACCTTCGCCGATCTCTGA
- a CDS encoding AEC family transporter codes for MIGVLSAVAPVFGLLVVGQILFRVHIFSDEFWQQSARLVYWVLMPSLLFWKLGSARFEGELILPYAAALAGAFVLVVAGVRMAGAALSLPRPVTSSVLQGAARHNTFIALAIAERIFGQAGLALASLAAAILVLVTNMSITPMMVELSRSDRDMNIGRAILRDLYRNPILIAVFSGLAVNALPAPPFALAFDLTRLLGSAALPLMLLCVGASLRFETFRLSPGPLMLATVSKLIVFPLAVIALASIAGLSGVQALVLVIFAAVPTAASSQALARELGGDVPLMVNVVTLQTALSFLTLPLTLLLAEGWFPLPPQF; via the coding sequence ATGATCGGCGTTTTATCGGCCGTGGCGCCGGTTTTTGGTCTCCTCGTTGTCGGGCAGATCCTGTTCCGCGTGCACATCTTTTCGGACGAGTTCTGGCAGCAGTCGGCCCGGCTGGTCTATTGGGTGCTGATGCCGTCCCTGCTCTTCTGGAAACTTGGATCGGCGCGGTTCGAAGGCGAACTTATCCTGCCTTATGCCGCGGCGCTGGCGGGTGCGTTCGTTCTGGTGGTCGCGGGAGTGCGGATGGCCGGCGCGGCCCTGTCTTTGCCGCGTCCGGTGACAAGTTCCGTTTTGCAGGGGGCCGCGCGTCACAATACCTTTATCGCGTTGGCGATCGCCGAACGGATCTTCGGTCAAGCCGGCCTCGCGCTGGCCTCACTTGCTGCGGCGATCCTCGTGCTGGTTACAAACATGTCGATTACGCCCATGATGGTCGAGCTCTCCCGCTCGGATCGCGATATGAACATTGGGCGTGCGATACTGCGCGACCTCTACAGAAACCCTATCCTGATCGCGGTTTTTTCCGGACTCGCCGTCAATGCGCTGCCCGCGCCGCCCTTTGCGCTTGCCTTCGACCTGACACGGCTGCTGGGCAGCGCGGCCCTTCCGCTCATGTTGCTCTGCGTCGGGGCAAGCCTGCGGTTCGAAACCTTCCGGCTTTCGCCTGGCCCTCTGATGCTGGCTACCGTCTCGAAGCTGATCGTTTTTCCACTGGCCGTTATCGCGCTGGCATCCATCGCGGGACTGTCCGGTGTGCAGGCGCTGGTGCTCGTGATCTTTGCCGCGGTTCCCACCGCCGCATCGTCGCAAGCCCTGGCCAGGGAATTGGGCGGTGACGTTCCGTTGATGGTAAATGTCGTGACGTTGCAGACCGCCTTGTCGTTCCTGACATTGCCGCTCACGCTCTTATTGGCGGAAGGCTGGTTTCCCTTGCCGCCCCAATTTTGA